One genomic window of Salvia miltiorrhiza cultivar Shanhuang (shh) chromosome 4, IMPLAD_Smil_shh, whole genome shotgun sequence includes the following:
- the LOC131023375 gene encoding uncharacterized protein LOC131023375, which produces MPKSELPKSPLAKPVLPIPEMPKAPLAKPALPSPEMPKLPLEKSVLQSSTAQGSILPSSTLTSPYEEKGPEQKKKEGEKEDQPKDGVMEEGKEAKLHKSTTPYRPPIPFPGRLRNEKMDKQKVPAYVKFFKELVSNKRKFEDNEKVLVSEIANSIIQQPLPPKQRDPGSFVIKIALGNGKEATGMLDLGAGINLMPYSIFKQLELGDLKPTRMCLQLADRSVRYPRGIIEDVLVNVGGLIIPVDFVVLDIGEVHENGVEHTLLLGRPFMATTNTLIDVKDGNIKMTVLGESVSFSVHDSRAMPSANFINECSFIDPIDGLVEKVFLQEQECVEVCAGSTDMEELAREAKEFSSPLPSAAPFSSATFSSPLPSAAPFSSAMPSSVLPRSAQPVMPSSAMSSPALPSLVLHCHTELPIDEQMRTTRPALELKELPANLKYMFLEEKKEKPRFRSVALSLNKEGVLPKDVFDPGAAHSKENFRGDRHRMKSYYGRSIPMVVESHTLHDPH; this is translated from the exons ATGCCAAAGTCAGAGCTTCCGAAATCACCTCTGGCGAAGCCAGTCCTGCCGATTCCAGAGATGCCGAAGGCACCTCTGGcgaagccagctctgccgagtccaGAGATGCCGAAGTTACCTCTGGAGAAGTCAGTTCTGCAGAGTTCCACCGCACAAGGTTCAATTCTGCCAAGTTCCACTCTGACGAGCCCTTATGAAGAAAAAGGACCAGAGCAGAAGAAaaaggaaggagagaaggaagaTCAGCCAAAAGACGGAGTGATGGAGGAAGGAAAAGAGGCCAAACTACACAAATCCACTACACCTTATCGGCCACCAATTCCTTTTCCGGGCAGATTGCGGAATGAAAAGATGGATaaaca aaaagtccCAGCGTATGTGAAGTTTTTTAAGGAGTTagtctccaacaagcggaagttcgAGGACAATGAGAAGGTTCTGGTCTCAGAAATTGCGAACTCGATCATACAGCAGCCTCTGCCACCAAAGCAACGCGACCCAGGTAGCTTCGTGATTAAAATTGCTttaggaaatggtaaggaagctacGGGAATGTTAGATTTGGGTGCTGGAATTAACCttatgccttactctattttcaaacaattagagttaggtgatTTGAAACCCACccgcatgtgtctacaactcgcCGATAGGTCCGTTAGATACCCCCGTGGGATCATAGAGGATGTTTTAGTGAATGTTGGGGGCTTGATTATTCCCGTAGATTTTGTGGTTCTCGACATTGGGGAGGTGCATGAAAATGGTGTAGAGCACACACTACTGTTAGGAAGACCGTTtatggcaaccactaacacCTTAATTGATGTTAAGGATGGAAATATTAAAATGACTGTGTTAGGggagtcagtgtctttctctGTGCATGATAGTCGTGCTATGCCTTCTGCAAATTTTATCAACGAATGCTCCTTTATAGATCCTATtgatggcttggttgagaaggtatttttacaggagcaggaGTGTGTGGAAGTCTGTGCTGGATCGACAGACATGGAAGAGCTAGCTCGGGAAGCTAAAGAGTTCAGCTCTCCACTGCCCAGCGCTGCCCCCTTCAGCTCTGCAACCTTCAGCTCTCCACTGCCCAGCGCTGCACCCTTCAGCTCAGCTATGCCGAGCTCTGTGCTGCCCCGCTCTGCCCAGCCAGTTATGCCGAGCTCAGCCATGTCTagtccagctctgccgagcttaGTGCTGCACTGCCATACGGAGCTGCCCATTGATGAACAGATGAGAACCACGAGGCCAGCGCTGGAACTGAAGGAACTCCCAGCCAATCTCAAATACATGTTCTTAGAAGAGAAAAAGGAAAAGCCGAGGTTCAGATCGGTAGCGTTGTCCCTGAATAAAGAAGGCGTGTTGCCAAAGGACGTGTTTGACCCTGGCGCAGCCCATTCTAAGGAGAATTTCAGAGGAGACAGACATCGCATGAAATCCTACTATGGGCGGAGTATtccgatggtggtggagtctcacactctgcacgatcctcactAA